Proteins encoded within one genomic window of Aerococcus viridans:
- a CDS encoding GNAT family N-acetyltransferase, whose amino-acid sequence MLVPYTRRYEKIVMGLLSYIPEFKEFSELTEEMDKINQQERKIYLWKEADSDNIIGLVGFDQHDDTDTLVVRYLSINPSFREEGLTYDLLTALKKEFPVYTLTGVISLSTILSKWTKRRQEELDKELDNKQENTPQV is encoded by the coding sequence ATGTTAGTGCCTTATACAAGAAGATACGAGAAAATCGTAATGGGCCTATTATCCTACATCCCTGAGTTTAAAGAATTTTCTGAACTTACAGAAGAAATGGATAAAATTAATCAGCAAGAACGTAAAATCTATTTATGGAAAGAAGCTGATTCTGATAATATCATCGGTTTAGTAGGCTTCGACCAACATGATGATACAGATACTTTAGTCGTGCGTTATTTATCGATCAATCCTTCATTTAGAGAAGAAGGACTTACTTATGATTTATTAACGGCATTAAAGAAAGAATTTCCAGTGTACACCCTTACTGGGGTAATTTCTCTTTCAACTATTTTGTCAAAATGGACAAAACGTCGTCAAGAAGAGTTGGACAAGGAATTGGATAATAAACAAGAAAACACACCCCAAGTCTAG
- a CDS encoding segregation/condensation protein A yields the protein MNEHTSELTLDLAAFEGPLDLLLHLIKDLKVDIFDIPINLVTDQYLAYIHTYEALSLDIASEYLVMAATLLEIKTQMMLPKTPKEAVEEEDDPRDSLVEQLLAFQQYQEVSHILADKQAERSLEYTKQPSDLSAYQKKIPMTGRQLTPDDLYRAIQKMAFRLKNLQPIQTTIAGETYSVGTAMADIRQAFVEADRDVLMFQEAVFLGKIQSRSQIVSMFLAILELVKSNELYLYQEDLRADIQLIRREESE from the coding sequence ATGAACGAACATACAAGTGAATTAACATTGGATCTAGCGGCCTTTGAGGGGCCGCTTGATTTACTATTACACTTAATTAAAGATTTAAAGGTAGATATTTTTGATATTCCCATAAATTTGGTTACCGACCAATATTTAGCCTATATTCATACCTATGAAGCCTTATCTCTGGATATTGCTTCAGAATATTTGGTGATGGCGGCTACTTTATTGGAAATCAAAACCCAAATGATGCTACCAAAAACGCCTAAAGAAGCGGTTGAGGAAGAAGATGATCCACGTGACTCATTAGTGGAACAATTACTTGCTTTCCAGCAATACCAGGAAGTTTCCCATATCTTAGCGGATAAACAGGCTGAACGGTCGTTGGAATATACCAAGCAACCATCAGACTTATCGGCGTATCAAAAGAAAATCCCTATGACGGGTCGCCAATTAACGCCTGATGACTTGTATAGAGCCATTCAAAAGATGGCCTTCCGCTTGAAAAATCTACAACCTATCCAAACCACGATTGCAGGTGAGACTTACTCAGTAGGAACTGCAATGGCGGATATTCGACAAGCCTTCGTTGAGGCGGACCGGGATGTATTGATGTTTCAAGAAGCCGTTTTTCTTGGAAAAATTCAATCGCGTAGTCAAATTGTGAGTATGTTTTTAGCAATTTTGGAATTAGTGAAGTCAAATGAGTTATACTTATACCAGGAAGACTTAAGAGCAGATATTCAATTGATTAGACGGGAGGAAAGTGAATGA
- a CDS encoding pseudouridine synthase, giving the protein MERLQKVMAHAGVASRRESEKLIAAGRVKVNGEVVRELGYKVSNNDRIEVDQVPIYKEEPVYYVFYKPIGVISAVKDDKDRKVVTDFFPGIEQRIYPVGRLDYNTSGLLLLTNDGEFANTLMHPRYEINKVYVAKVEGVITGEERKQLERGVEIDGVKTAPAQAKILSVDKDKKTTIIELVIHEGRNRQVRKMLEAVGHPVTKLKRERYGFLDLKGLKPGDSRTLLKHEIEELLANAKKK; this is encoded by the coding sequence ATGGAAAGATTACAAAAAGTGATGGCACACGCAGGTGTTGCCTCGAGACGTGAGTCTGAAAAATTGATTGCCGCAGGACGGGTGAAAGTAAACGGTGAGGTTGTGAGAGAGTTGGGCTATAAGGTATCTAACAATGACCGTATTGAAGTAGACCAAGTACCAATTTACAAAGAAGAGCCAGTTTACTACGTATTTTACAAACCAATTGGTGTAATTTCTGCAGTGAAAGATGACAAAGACCGGAAAGTGGTCACTGACTTTTTCCCAGGAATCGAACAACGGATTTATCCAGTAGGACGGTTAGACTACAATACCTCAGGACTTTTGTTATTGACCAACGACGGTGAATTCGCCAATACCTTGATGCACCCACGCTATGAGATCAACAAAGTCTATGTGGCTAAAGTTGAGGGTGTGATAACCGGAGAAGAACGTAAGCAATTAGAACGAGGCGTTGAAATTGACGGCGTGAAAACTGCTCCAGCGCAAGCGAAAATTCTTTCTGTTGATAAGGACAAAAAGACTACTATTATCGAGTTGGTTATCCATGAAGGGCGTAACCGCCAAGTCCGAAAAATGTTAGAAGCAGTTGGACATCCAGTTACTAAGTTGAAACGTGAACGTTACGGATTTTTAGACCTTAAAGGGTTGAAACCTGGTGATAGCAGAACCCTATTAAAACACGAAATCGAAGAATTGTTAGCAAATGCCAAGAAAAAGTAA
- the xerD gene encoding site-specific tyrosine recombinase XerD, translating into MKLTEVIEDFLNTMRVEEGLAENSIISYKQELNRMMTYLNRQGIEKVQVISQDTVLDHLKWMDEDHLATSTRSHYVSTLRHFFRYLKLDGVIEDNPMEKISLPKKTQHLPAVLTLDEVDRILATPDITKPLGLRDRTLLETLYSTGMRVSEIIHIKLEDIHLDMGFIQTIGKGGKERLVPIGEMAEDWINKYLTEGRPKLVKDEDETQGYLFVNNRGKPLSRQGVWKNLKKMVMMAHITKDISPHTLRHSFATHLLENGADLRVVQELLGHSDISTTQIYTHIHAQHMKDIYNQNHPRA; encoded by the coding sequence ATGAAGCTAACTGAAGTGATTGAAGATTTTTTAAATACCATGCGTGTAGAAGAAGGGTTGGCAGAAAATTCCATCATCTCCTACAAGCAGGAATTAAACCGAATGATGACCTATTTAAATCGACAAGGCATTGAAAAGGTCCAAGTCATTAGTCAGGATACAGTGTTAGACCATTTAAAGTGGATGGACGAAGACCATTTGGCCACGTCAACCCGGTCACATTACGTGTCAACCTTGCGTCATTTCTTCCGCTACCTAAAATTGGATGGGGTCATCGAAGACAATCCAATGGAGAAGATTTCTTTACCCAAGAAAACCCAACATTTACCAGCTGTTTTAACCTTAGACGAAGTTGATCGGATTTTAGCGACGCCAGATATCACTAAGCCACTAGGGTTGCGGGATAGAACCTTGCTAGAAACCCTGTATTCAACCGGCATGCGGGTATCTGAAATCATCCATATTAAACTAGAAGATATCCATTTAGATATGGGCTTTATCCAAACCATTGGTAAAGGGGGTAAAGAAAGACTAGTCCCAATCGGTGAGATGGCAGAAGACTGGATTAACAAGTATCTAACAGAAGGGCGCCCAAAACTAGTAAAAGATGAAGACGAGACCCAGGGCTATTTATTCGTGAATAACCGGGGTAAACCTTTGTCTAGACAGGGTGTTTGGAAGAACTTGAAGAAGATGGTGATGATGGCTCATATCACTAAAGACATCAGTCCCCATACCCTGCGCCATTCCTTTGCTACCCATTTACTTGAAAATGGGGCGGATTTAAGAGTTGTCCAAGAACTCCTTGGCCACTCTGATATTTCAACAACGCAAATATACACTCATATTCATGCCCAACATATGAAGGATATTTATAATCAAAATCATCCGCGGGCATAA
- a CDS encoding ABC transporter permease: MRNSRLGIIIEEVYKKNVMSWSFIMLLLSPILMVAVVAIISGVISMATASDSIGTVSIIGASDQTASAIEMEDNGQNQLIFDQDVDQANEALVNEEIDGYLIIDESDPEAIQADFYKSNTGKNISTTGFQTVLDNIQLSNRSQALGLTEEESSHLIDSNVAIQSQTIDLESGTSESDQNIQSIVRTGVAYLVSFIVFMFVMNYISIISQEIAVEKGSRIMEIVLSSISSTTHFMGKMLGIFLVLLTQVAFYAILLGVIFILIMNTPMPAELQALLGDETIPGLVSNSASIIAWSSLLAFLGIITYSVLGAFLGSLVSNVQDVNKMITPIILLSIIGFYIGMFGLGFSNNILVRVASQIPFFTPFVMPFRIAAETVSTQELILSVIISLLFSILCLWLSANFYKSNVLTYSDKGLFGTLKQSYTLRQSEKKV, translated from the coding sequence ATGAGAAATAGTCGTTTAGGTATTATTATCGAAGAAGTCTACAAGAAAAATGTCATGTCATGGTCATTTATTATGCTATTACTAAGCCCCATCTTGATGGTCGCTGTGGTGGCTATCATTTCCGGCGTTATCAGTATGGCAACTGCTTCTGATTCAATCGGTACGGTTTCCATCATTGGTGCCAGTGACCAAACAGCCAGCGCAATTGAAATGGAAGACAATGGCCAGAACCAATTGATTTTTGACCAAGATGTCGACCAGGCAAATGAGGCGCTAGTTAACGAGGAAATTGACGGCTACCTAATCATTGACGAAAGTGATCCGGAAGCTATTCAAGCTGACTTCTACAAAAGTAATACCGGGAAGAACATCTCAACTACTGGCTTCCAGACTGTATTAGACAATATTCAATTATCCAACCGGTCGCAAGCATTAGGCCTGACAGAAGAAGAATCCAGCCATTTAATCGATTCAAACGTGGCCATCCAAAGCCAGACCATTGATTTAGAATCCGGTACCAGCGAAAGTGACCAGAATATTCAATCCATTGTACGAACAGGTGTCGCCTACCTTGTATCCTTTATCGTATTCATGTTTGTCATGAATTACATCTCCATCATTTCCCAAGAAATTGCCGTGGAAAAAGGATCACGCATCATGGAAATCGTTCTATCTTCCATTTCATCAACCACTCATTTTATGGGTAAAATGTTGGGGATTTTCCTTGTATTACTGACACAAGTTGCCTTCTATGCAATCTTACTAGGCGTCATCTTTATCCTGATCATGAACACGCCAATGCCAGCAGAATTACAAGCCCTATTAGGGGACGAAACAATTCCAGGCCTAGTATCTAACTCAGCATCTATCATTGCTTGGTCCAGCTTATTAGCCTTCTTGGGGATCATCACTTATTCAGTATTGGGTGCCTTCCTTGGATCACTTGTTTCAAATGTACAAGATGTAAATAAAATGATCACACCGATCATTCTATTGAGTATTATTGGTTTTTACATCGGGATGTTTGGACTAGGTTTCTCAAACAATATCTTAGTTCGAGTAGCCTCACAAATCCCATTCTTCACACCATTTGTCATGCCATTCAGAATAGCTGCTGAAACCGTATCGACCCAAGAATTAATCTTGTCGGTCATTATTTCACTACTATTCTCAATCCTTTGCCTATGGTTATCCGCCAACTTCTACAAGTCAAATGTCCTGACATACTCAGACAAAGGCTTATTCGGCACACTGAAACAATCTTATACTTTAAGACAAAGTGAGAAAAAGGTATAG
- a CDS encoding ABC transporter ATP-binding protein, whose amino-acid sequence MLQVEHLRKTFGRVVAVDDVSFEIQPGTILGIVGQNGSGKTTIFRMILNFLTPENGGQVKWDGHPLHMKKVYDTVGYLPEERGLYETMTIEKQIMYFARLRGMKKKEINAKIDEWLENFNVKGDRKDKIKTLSKGNQQKVQLIATLIHEPKLVILDEPFSGLDPVNAGFLMEGILRLRDQGACIIFSSHNMANVQDVCDSVVMIHNGEQKLYGQINDVRNAYGKTRLFIQAEGWDQEALATLEGVESVSQLTTGEYKLVLADENIGPELFKTISNGEYIQSFSQQPPTLDEIFKMEAGGRHEK is encoded by the coding sequence ATGTTACAAGTAGAACATCTACGAAAAACCTTCGGCAGAGTTGTCGCAGTAGATGATGTATCATTTGAAATTCAACCGGGCACCATACTTGGAATTGTTGGCCAGAATGGATCTGGCAAAACCACAATTTTTCGAATGATTCTAAATTTTCTAACACCAGAAAATGGGGGCCAAGTTAAATGGGACGGTCACCCCTTACACATGAAGAAAGTGTATGACACGGTGGGGTACTTACCCGAGGAACGTGGACTTTATGAGACCATGACCATTGAAAAACAAATCATGTATTTTGCCCGCTTGCGTGGCATGAAAAAGAAAGAAATCAATGCCAAAATTGATGAATGGCTAGAAAACTTCAATGTTAAAGGCGACCGTAAAGATAAGATTAAAACCTTATCCAAAGGGAACCAACAAAAGGTCCAATTGATTGCTACCTTAATCCATGAACCAAAATTGGTCATTTTAGATGAGCCATTTTCAGGATTAGACCCAGTAAATGCTGGCTTTTTGATGGAAGGTATCCTACGACTGCGCGATCAAGGCGCATGTATCATTTTTTCAAGTCATAATATGGCCAACGTACAAGATGTTTGTGATTCAGTTGTTATGATTCATAACGGAGAACAGAAACTGTACGGGCAAATTAATGATGTGCGTAATGCCTACGGAAAAACAAGACTGTTCATCCAAGCTGAGGGCTGGGATCAAGAAGCCCTAGCCACATTAGAAGGGGTAGAATCGGTTAGTCAATTGACAACAGGGGAATATAAGTTAGTCCTAGCAGATGAAAATATAGGGCCTGAATTATTTAAGACCATCTCAAATGGCGAATACATTCAATCCTTTAGCCAACAACCGCCAACTTTAGATGAAATTTTTAAAATGGAAGCAGGTGGACGTCATGAGAAATAG
- a CDS encoding shikimate kinase, with protein MPIILTGFMGVGKTTVGCILANKLGVPFVDMDLYIETCRGQTIAEIFEQIGESGFRLLEFQILTELLEAEENAALVISTGGGIVETAECRQLLAQHEKVFYLQDTFETSWQRINRGGPGNNDRPLVNANSKSQMAAKYERRIPLYEEASNYLLDVRQTDAHETAEVIRKMCETE; from the coding sequence ATGCCAATCATATTAACAGGATTTATGGGTGTCGGAAAGACAACAGTCGGGTGCATTTTGGCCAACAAGTTAGGTGTCCCATTTGTGGATATGGACTTGTATATTGAGACCTGTCGAGGTCAGACGATTGCAGAAATATTTGAACAAATTGGAGAATCGGGTTTTAGATTGTTGGAGTTTCAAATCTTGACTGAATTACTAGAGGCTGAAGAAAATGCCGCTTTAGTGATTTCAACCGGTGGTGGTATTGTGGAAACGGCGGAGTGCCGCCAACTGCTAGCCCAACATGAAAAGGTTTTCTACTTACAAGATACCTTTGAAACCTCGTGGCAACGGATTAATCGTGGTGGTCCCGGTAACAATGACCGCCCTTTAGTCAATGCCAATAGTAAAAGTCAAATGGCTGCCAAGTATGAACGCCGAATTCCTTTATACGAGGAAGCGTCGAATTACCTACTGGATGTTCGTCAAACCGATGCACATGAAACCGCAGAAGTAATTAGGAAAATGTGTGAAACGGAATAA
- a CDS encoding CvfB family protein yields the protein MSAQLGTVTTALVTDQNDKFYSVQKEGITYQLDKSEGDYQLGDAVQGFIYENMKHTKMMTTQLPDVRQGRYGWSTVTAVRKDLGVFVDIGLADKEIVVSLDDLPSEKHLWPKKGDRLFIRLEVDKKERIWGKLAEDQVFQQITNKLSPQSKSWTNQEVKGTVYHAKLVGTYVITDDYFLAFIHESERLEEPHLGQEVQGRVIGIGQNGNLNMSLKPLAHTVISEDAQMILALLQRQPNHFLPYHDKSNPDDIREYFGISKAQFKRALGNLLKNGQVEQVEGGIRLK from the coding sequence ATGAGCGCACAATTAGGTACCGTTACTACAGCGTTGGTAACCGATCAAAATGACAAATTTTATTCAGTACAAAAAGAAGGTATTACTTACCAGCTTGATAAGAGTGAAGGGGATTACCAATTAGGTGATGCAGTCCAAGGTTTCATTTATGAAAATATGAAACACACTAAAATGATGACCACCCAATTGCCTGACGTTCGTCAAGGACGTTATGGTTGGTCGACTGTTACTGCAGTTCGTAAAGACTTGGGGGTCTTTGTAGACATTGGTTTAGCGGACAAGGAAATTGTGGTTTCTTTAGATGACCTACCAAGTGAAAAACACTTATGGCCGAAAAAAGGCGACCGCTTATTTATCCGTTTAGAAGTGGATAAAAAAGAACGGATTTGGGGTAAATTAGCTGAAGACCAAGTTTTCCAACAAATTACCAACAAACTATCACCCCAATCAAAATCTTGGACCAACCAAGAAGTGAAAGGAACCGTCTATCACGCAAAATTAGTGGGGACTTATGTAATTACAGATGACTATTTCCTAGCCTTTATCCATGAAAGTGAACGCTTGGAAGAACCACATCTAGGACAAGAAGTACAAGGGCGTGTCATCGGTATCGGACAAAATGGGAACTTAAATATGTCCTTGAAGCCATTAGCCCACACGGTAATTTCTGAGGATGCACAAATGATTTTGGCCTTGTTACAACGCCAACCGAATCATTTCTTGCCATACCACGATAAATCGAATCCAGATGATATCCGTGAATACTTTGGTATCTCTAAAGCACAATTCAAGCGTGCCTTAGGAAACTTATTGAAGAACGGTCAAGTTGAACAAGTTGAAGGCGGCATCCGTCTTAAATAA
- the aroA gene encoding 3-phosphoshikimate 1-carboxyvinyltransferase — MKELMIDANPLEGTITIPGDKSISHRAIMFASIAKGTTKIEGFLHAEDCISTMNIFRDFGVQIDEEADGSVIVHGKGIEGLTAPNHALDAGNSGTTMRLLAGLFSGFPFKIKMTGDESLSKRPMNRVMLPLRQMGASISGSEGSEFAPLYIQPVDHLNAIEYDMPVASAQVKSAILLAGLSAKGTTIIHEKERSRDHTENMLKNFGVELKVDDKDIYLEGGQSLTATDITVPADISSAAFFIVAALLVKGSKLHMPNVGLNPTRAGIIEVLHNMGANIETSLHEGGLSGDLTVSASDLKATEFGGDIIPALIDEIPIIALAATQAEGRTVIRNAEELKVKETDRIQVTAKELNKMGANIEETKDGMIITGPTPLHAADVDSYGDHRIGMMLQVAALLVKEGTVNLARPEAVNISFPSFFDDLAALSK, encoded by the coding sequence ATGAAAGAATTAATGATTGATGCCAATCCATTAGAAGGGACAATAACGATTCCTGGTGATAAATCAATTTCTCACCGGGCGATCATGTTCGCTTCTATTGCTAAAGGCACCACAAAAATTGAAGGCTTTCTACATGCGGAAGACTGTATTTCAACTATGAATATCTTCCGTGATTTTGGTGTTCAAATTGATGAAGAAGCAGATGGGTCTGTCATCGTTCACGGTAAGGGTATTGAAGGCTTAACAGCACCAAATCATGCCTTAGATGCTGGAAACTCCGGTACGACCATGCGTTTACTGGCAGGACTTTTTTCAGGATTCCCATTTAAAATTAAAATGACTGGTGACGAATCTCTATCAAAGCGACCAATGAACCGTGTTATGCTACCATTACGTCAAATGGGGGCATCGATATCTGGTTCAGAAGGTAGCGAGTTTGCGCCTTTGTATATCCAACCAGTTGACCACTTAAATGCCATTGAATATGATATGCCAGTGGCATCTGCCCAAGTAAAATCAGCTATCTTACTGGCAGGTTTATCTGCTAAAGGTACAACAATTATCCATGAAAAAGAGCGGTCACGTGACCACACTGAAAACATGTTAAAAAACTTTGGCGTTGAACTAAAAGTAGACGATAAAGACATCTATCTAGAAGGTGGTCAAAGCTTAACAGCTACGGATATTACAGTCCCAGCAGATATTTCTTCAGCAGCCTTCTTCATTGTTGCTGCACTATTAGTTAAAGGGTCTAAACTCCACATGCCAAATGTTGGTTTAAATCCAACCCGAGCTGGGATTATTGAAGTCTTGCACAATATGGGTGCCAACATCGAAACAAGCTTGCATGAAGGAGGCTTGAGCGGTGACTTAACTGTTTCTGCCAGCGACTTAAAAGCAACAGAATTTGGTGGCGACATTATTCCAGCATTAATTGATGAAATTCCAATTATCGCTTTAGCGGCTACCCAAGCGGAAGGTCGGACAGTGATTCGCAACGCTGAAGAATTAAAAGTAAAAGAAACTGACCGTATTCAGGTCACAGCCAAAGAATTAAATAAAATGGGTGCCAACATCGAAGAAACTAAAGATGGCATGATTATTACTGGTCCAACACCATTGCACGCAGCGGATGTGGATAGTTACGGTGATCACCGTATTGGTATGATGCTACAAGTTGCTGCTTTATTGGTAAAAGAAGGAACTGTCAACTTGGCTCGCCCTGAAGCAGTCAACATTTCTTTCCCAAGCTTCTTCGATGACTTAGCCGCTTTAAGCAAGTAA
- the scpB gene encoding SMC-Scp complex subunit ScpB, producing the protein MNAVAAIESLLFVAGEDGIAVDELANLLDIGQEWALYYVMVLRNRLQHDPQSGLRITVINERVQLVTKAAYGEVVKNYAVSPFATKLSQAALETLAIIAYQQPVTRMTIDDIRGVQSSNMIHKLLERDLIMETGRQDSPGRPIIYGVTSYFYQYFGLESLEDLPDIHNLVLDGSVDEETLFKIDDNGEPEQKDFNQTDFNQTKTQETTE; encoded by the coding sequence ATGAATGCAGTCGCTGCAATAGAAAGTTTACTTTTCGTAGCAGGTGAAGATGGGATTGCCGTCGATGAACTTGCTAATTTATTAGATATAGGCCAGGAGTGGGCTTTATACTACGTGATGGTTTTGCGAAATCGTCTCCAACATGACCCCCAATCTGGATTAAGAATTACCGTTATTAACGAACGTGTTCAATTAGTGACTAAGGCAGCATATGGTGAAGTAGTGAAAAATTACGCGGTTTCTCCTTTTGCGACGAAATTGTCTCAAGCGGCATTGGAAACATTGGCGATTATTGCCTACCAACAGCCGGTCACACGAATGACGATCGATGATATTCGAGGTGTTCAGTCATCTAATATGATCCATAAATTACTAGAGCGAGATTTAATTATGGAAACGGGCCGTCAGGATTCACCAGGTCGGCCGATTATTTATGGGGTAACGTCTTACTTCTACCAATATTTTGGCTTGGAGTCCTTAGAAGACTTGCCGGACATTCACAATCTAGTCTTAGATGGCTCGGTAGATGAAGAAACCCTTTTTAAAATTGATGATAACGGTGAACCTGAGCAAAAAGATTTTAACCAGACAGACTTTAACCAAACAAAAACACAAGAAACGACTGAATAG
- a CDS encoding ECF transporter S component, which translates to MGKNHTKEIVLVAIVGALSFILMFIGFPIIPALPYLKVDFSLVPILLVAFISGPKKAVVASLIANGLHYMYTGGEMGIPIGDATAFIATIAYILPIYYLLKDQMATVYTGNKSTKEMNFGKTIAAYLAATLSLTLVMTILNYFVITPFYMQVMNFDVGNMQTYILAGIIPFNLFKGVLVSLLAHFVLVQTLPTLVNRFGTREYSHH; encoded by the coding sequence ATGGGAAAAAATCACACTAAAGAAATCGTATTGGTCGCAATTGTCGGGGCACTATCATTCATATTGATGTTTATTGGTTTTCCAATCATCCCGGCCTTACCTTACTTGAAGGTAGACTTTTCACTTGTACCAATCTTACTCGTCGCATTCATTTCAGGACCTAAAAAAGCAGTTGTTGCCAGCCTAATCGCCAACGGTTTACATTATATGTATACAGGTGGTGAAATGGGGATTCCAATCGGTGACGCAACAGCCTTTATCGCGACTATCGCTTACATCTTGCCAATTTACTACTTATTGAAAGATCAAATGGCGACAGTTTACACAGGCAATAAATCAACGAAAGAAATGAATTTCGGCAAAACGATTGCTGCTTACCTAGCTGCAACCCTTTCTTTAACATTAGTAATGACTATCTTAAATTACTTCGTGATCACACCATTCTACATGCAAGTCATGAACTTTGATGTAGGTAATATGCAAACATATATCCTTGCGGGTATCATCCCATTCAACTTGTTCAAAGGGGTATTGGTTTCCCTTCTAGCACATTTCGTCCTAGTTCAAACCCTACCAACCCTAGTCAATCGATTCGGTACGCGCGAATATTCACACCATTAA
- a CDS encoding helix-turn-helix domain-containing protein, translating into MDTLLMAIAFKAQALPPNSVYQVLIGKRTATTLFFAFSNNLTAYFGLYPKLKKDAWMSYTQNVAKYISVDAVLRQNDQNNYMHLLVDEILQKRNGLIIPSHHHKHHLAFKLLLQVLSNIQAENPHYSPIVQDLEVQQLIKDFISMAKSADAPQVGLQAITKSLHQQLAKELSAFPDQAALIFLEQFEGAKLPAQTLEQVAENHQISKRAVVITQQALMDQIYQNWVSGHTLGAETQWLQVFAQGVFNQFPIWNQTTQDTLNLINQGWSLQKIADKRRLKLSTITEHIIEITLSFPWIIQPIVVEELNLKDISPLVSQEPDENYESFKARFGEKDYWLYRYWHIVYQKGAHDDRLA; encoded by the coding sequence TTGGATACTTTATTAATGGCGATTGCTTTTAAAGCCCAAGCCCTACCCCCGAATTCCGTATATCAAGTGTTGATTGGCAAGCGAACAGCCACAACACTTTTTTTTGCATTTTCAAACAATTTAACTGCCTATTTCGGTCTTTATCCAAAACTTAAAAAAGACGCATGGATGTCCTATACCCAAAATGTAGCTAAATATATCTCGGTGGACGCTGTCTTACGCCAAAACGATCAAAACAATTATATGCATTTGTTAGTTGATGAGATCCTTCAAAAACGAAACGGTCTGATTATCCCAAGTCACCACCACAAGCACCACTTAGCCTTCAAATTATTGCTGCAAGTTCTATCCAATATTCAGGCCGAAAACCCACATTATAGCCCAATCGTCCAGGATTTGGAAGTTCAACAGCTGATCAAAGATTTTATTTCAATGGCCAAAAGTGCAGACGCGCCCCAAGTTGGCTTACAGGCTATAACCAAAAGCCTTCACCAGCAACTCGCTAAGGAACTATCTGCCTTCCCAGACCAGGCAGCTCTCATTTTCCTAGAACAGTTTGAAGGCGCCAAATTACCGGCACAAACCCTTGAACAAGTAGCAGAAAACCATCAGATTTCGAAGCGGGCAGTTGTCATTACCCAACAGGCCTTGATGGATCAAATCTATCAAAATTGGGTAAGTGGTCATACTTTAGGGGCAGAAACTCAATGGCTGCAAGTTTTTGCCCAAGGGGTTTTTAACCAATTCCCAATTTGGAATCAAACCACGCAAGATACTTTAAATTTAATCAACCAAGGTTGGTCACTTCAAAAAATTGCTGATAAAAGACGGTTAAAATTATCTACCATAACAGAACACATCATAGAAATTACCTTGAGTTTTCCCTGGATAATTCAACCAATTGTGGTTGAAGAACTTAATTTGAAAGACATTTCCCCCCTTGTAAGCCAAGAGCCAGATGAGAATTACGAGTCCTTTAAAGCGAGATTCGGCGAGAAAGATTATTGGTTATATCGGTATTGGCATATCGTCTACCAGAAAGGAGCCCATGATGACAGATTGGCATAA